A genomic segment from Oncorhynchus clarkii lewisi isolate Uvic-CL-2024 chromosome 14, UVic_Ocla_1.0, whole genome shotgun sequence encodes:
- the LOC139366597 gene encoding gap junction Cx32.2 protein-like → MGDWNLLGKLLEKAQEHSTVVGKVWLTVLFIFRILVLSAAAEKVWGDEQSGFTCDTKQPGCENVCYDITFPISHVRFWVLQIIFVSTPTLIYLGHILHLVRMEEKQKQREKDADRAGDKPPLLETKACKAPVRDNSGRVRLKGELLRTYVFNVIFKTLFEVGFIVMQYLLYGFQLQPMYTCDRSPCPNTVNCYISRPTEKTIFIIFMLVVAGLSLFLNLIEMYHLGSTKCRQGIKYHREDLSSDSVSKEPSEVDEAVPYAPSYDHYHGGQPAYPQLQPDQQVQPAYPPVPSYNMSPLSEETDSTYQPYHNKAAYKQNKDNLAVERSGSRQPEEEGDLKGKKGGGETWGGSEPGSPSLARAGRTAAKHGNNKTRIDDLKI, encoded by the exons ATGGGGGACTGGAACCTGTTGGGGAAGTTGTTGGAGAAAGCCCAGGAACACAGCACCGTAGTGGGAAAGGTCTGGCTCACGGTCCTCTTCATCTTTAGGATCCTGGTCCTGAGCGCCGCAGCAGAGAAG GTGTGGGGGGACGAGCAGTCAGGGTTCACCTGCGACACCAAGCAACCTGGATGTGAGAACGTCTGTTATGACATCACCTTCCCCATCTCTCACGTCCGCTTCTGGGTCCTACAGATCATATTCGTCTCCACGCCCACCCTCATTTACCTGGGTCATATATTACACCTGGTGAGAATGGAGGAGAAACAGAAGCAGCGAGAGAAGGACGCAGATCGGGCCGGGGACAAACCACCCTTGCTGGAGACCAAAGCCTGTAAAGCCCCGGTGAGGGACAACAGTGGTAGGGTTCGACTGAAGGGGGAACTACTGAGGACCTACGTGTTCAACGTCATCTTCAAGACGCTGTTCGAGGTGGGCTTCATCGTCATGCAGTACCTGCTCTATGGCTTCCAGCTGCAGCCCATGTACACCTGTGACCGCTCGCCCTGCCCCAACACAGTCAACTGCTACATCTCCCGACCCACAGAGAAAACCATCTTCATCATCTTCATGCTAGTAGTGGCAGGTTTGTCTCTGTTCCTCAACTTGATAGAGATGTACCACCTGGGATCCACTAAGTGTCGCCAGGGGATCAAGTACCACCGGGAGGATCTGAGCTCAGACTCTGTCTCCAAGGAGCCCAGCGAGGTGGACGAGGCTGTACCCTACGCTCCTAGCTACGACCACTACCACGGAGGCCAGCCAGCCTACCCTCAACTCCAACCAGACCAGCAGGTCCAGCCAGCATACCCTCCTGTCCCCAGCTATAACATGTCCCCGCTATCTGAGGAGACTGACTCCACCTACCAGCCCTACCACAACAAGGCAGCCTACAAGCAGAACAAGGACAACCTGGCCGTGGAGAGGAGTGGCAGCAGGCAGCCGGAAGAGGAGGGGGACTTGAAAGGGAAGAAGGGCGGAGGAGAAACGTGGGGGGGGTCGGAGCCAGGTTCCCCATCTCTAGCCCGGGCTGGACGCACCGCTGCTAAACACGGCAACAACAAGACCAGAATAGACGATCTGAAGATCTGA